The Streptomyces sp. NBC_01353 genome contains a region encoding:
- a CDS encoding class I SAM-dependent methyltransferase, which translates to MNQEYEQEDGVDEEPEATRRDADDAESSRASRGWWDRNADEYQNDHGAFLGDDRFIWGPEGLDEAEAGLLGPAGALKGLDVLEIGAGAAQCSRWLAAQGARPVALDLSHRQLQHALRIGEDVPLVEADAGALPFLDGSFDLACSAYGAVPFVADPVKVFREVRRVLRPGGRWVFSVTHPIRWAFPDEPGPEGLSIASSYFDRTPYVEQDEQGRAVYVEHHRTIGDRVRDVVAGGFRLVDLVEPEWPAWNNQEWGGWSPLRGNLIPGTAIFVCERD; encoded by the coding sequence ATGAACCAAGAGTACGAACAGGAAGACGGAGTCGACGAGGAGCCGGAGGCGACCCGGCGTGACGCGGACGATGCGGAGAGCAGCCGGGCGAGTCGCGGGTGGTGGGACCGGAACGCGGACGAGTACCAGAACGACCACGGAGCCTTCCTCGGGGACGACCGGTTCATCTGGGGTCCGGAGGGTCTCGACGAGGCCGAGGCCGGACTGCTCGGACCTGCCGGCGCGCTGAAGGGGCTGGACGTCCTGGAGATCGGCGCGGGGGCCGCGCAGTGCTCGCGCTGGCTGGCGGCACAGGGTGCGCGGCCGGTGGCGCTCGACCTCTCCCACCGACAGCTCCAGCACGCGCTGCGGATCGGGGAGGACGTTCCCCTGGTCGAGGCGGACGCGGGAGCGCTGCCCTTCCTCGACGGGTCCTTCGACCTCGCGTGCTCGGCGTACGGCGCGGTGCCGTTCGTGGCCGACCCGGTGAAGGTGTTCCGCGAAGTGCGCCGGGTGCTGCGGCCGGGCGGCCGGTGGGTCTTCTCGGTGACACATCCGATCCGCTGGGCGTTCCCGGACGAGCCCGGCCCGGAAGGGCTGTCGATCGCCTCCTCCTATTTCGACCGCACTCCTTATGTGGAGCAGGACGAGCAGGGGCGCGCCGTCTACGTGGAGCACCACAGGACGATCGGCGATCGGGTACGCGACGTGGTGGCCGGCGGTTTCCGGCTGGTGGATCTCGTGGAGCCGGAGTGGCCGGCGTGGAACAACCAGGAGTGGGGCGGCTGGTCCCCGCTGCGGGGGAATCTGATCCCGGGCACGGCGATCTTCGTGTGCGAGAGGGACTGA
- the rpsA gene encoding 30S ribosomal protein S1 has protein sequence MTSSTETTATSTTPQVAVNDIGNEEAFLAAIDETIKYFNDGDIVDGVIVKVDRDEVLLDIGYKTEGVIPSRELSIKHDVDPNEVVKVGDEIEALVLQKEDKEGRLILSKKRAQYERAWGTIEKIKEEDGIVTGTVIEVVKGGLILDIGLRGFLPASLVEMRRVRDLQPYVGKELEAKIIELDKNRNNVVLSRRAWLEQTQSEVRQTFLTTLQKGQVRSGVVSSIVNFGAFVDLGGVDGLVHVSELSWKHIDHPSEVVEVGQEVTVEVLDVDMDRERVSLSLKATQEDPWQQFARTHQIGQVVPGKVTKLVPFGAFVRVDEGIEGLVHISELAERHVEIPEQVVQVNDEIFVKVIDIDLERRRISLSLKQANESFGADPASVEFDPTLYGMAASYDDQGNYIYPEGFDPETNDWLEGYETQREAWETQYAEAQQRFEQHQAQVIKSREADEAAAAEGGAAAPAGAPAGVSGGSYSSESDDNSGALASDEALAALREKLAGGQS, from the coding sequence ATGACGAGCAGCACCGAGACCACCGCCACCAGCACCACCCCGCAGGTTGCGGTCAACGACATCGGTAACGAGGAAGCCTTCCTCGCCGCGATCGACGAGACGATCAAGTACTTCAACGACGGCGACATCGTCGACGGCGTCATCGTGAAGGTCGACCGGGACGAGGTCCTGCTCGACATCGGTTACAAGACCGAAGGTGTCATCCCGAGCCGCGAGCTCTCGATCAAGCACGACGTCGACCCGAACGAGGTCGTCAAGGTCGGCGACGAGATCGAGGCCCTGGTCCTTCAGAAGGAGGACAAGGAAGGCCGCCTGATCCTCTCGAAGAAGCGTGCCCAGTACGAGCGCGCCTGGGGCACCATCGAGAAGATCAAGGAAGAGGACGGCATCGTCACCGGTACCGTCATCGAGGTCGTCAAGGGTGGTCTCATCCTCGACATCGGCCTCCGTGGCTTCCTGCCGGCCTCTCTCGTCGAGATGCGTCGCGTCCGCGACCTCCAGCCCTACGTGGGCAAGGAGCTCGAGGCGAAGATCATCGAGCTGGACAAGAACCGCAACAACGTGGTCCTGTCCCGCCGCGCCTGGCTGGAGCAGACCCAGTCCGAGGTTCGCCAGACCTTCCTCACGACCCTCCAGAAGGGTCAGGTCCGCTCCGGCGTCGTGTCCTCGATCGTCAACTTCGGTGCCTTCGTGGACCTGGGTGGCGTCGACGGTCTCGTGCACGTCTCCGAGCTCTCCTGGAAGCACATCGACCACCCGTCCGAGGTTGTCGAGGTCGGCCAGGAGGTCACCGTCGAGGTTCTCGACGTGGACATGGACCGCGAGCGTGTCTCCCTGTCGCTGAAGGCGACGCAGGAGGACCCGTGGCAGCAGTTCGCCCGCACGCACCAGATCGGTCAGGTCGTCCCGGGCAAGGTCACCAAGCTGGTTCCGTTCGGTGCATTCGTCCGCGTGGACGAGGGCATCGAGGGTCTGGTCCACATCTCCGAGCTGGCCGAGCGCCACGTGGAGATCCCGGAGCAGGTCGTCCAGGTCAACGACGAGATCTTCGTCAAGGTCATCGACATCGACCTCGAGCGTCGCCGGATCTCGCTGTCCCTGAAGCAGGCCAACGAGTCCTTCGGTGCCGACCCGGCGTCGGTCGAGTTCGACCCGACCCTGTACGGCATGGCCGCGTCCTACGACGACCAGGGCAACTACATCTACCCCGAGGGCTTCGACCCCGAGACCAACGACTGGCTCGAGGGCTACGAGACCCAGCGCGAGGCCTGGGAGACCCAGTACGCCGAGGCGCAGCAGCGCTTCGAGCAGCACCAGGCTCAGGTCATCAAGTCCCGCGAGGCCGACGAGGCCGCCGCTGCCGAGGGTGGCGCCGCCGCTCCGGCCGGTGCCCCGGCGGGCGTCTCGGGTGGTTCGTACTCCTCGGAGTCGGACGACAACTCCGGCGCCCTGGCGTCGGACGAGGCCCTGGCTGCCCTGCGCGAGAAGCTGGCCGGCGGCCAGAGCTGA
- a CDS encoding PAC2 family protein codes for MLDPQDLYEWDQKGLAVVDMALAQESAGLVMLYHFDGYIDAGETGDQIVERLLDTLPHQVVARFDHDRLVDYRARRPLLTFRRDRWTAYETPAIDVRLVQDATGAPFLLLSGPEPDVEWERFSTAVRQIVERLGVRLSVNFHGIPMGVPHTRPVGLTPHGSRTDLMPGHRSPFDEAQVPGSAESLVEFRLTESGHDTLGVAAHVPHYVARSSYPDAALTALEAITAATGLVLPGVAHALRTEARRTQTEIERQIGEGDEELTALVQGLEHQYDAVAGAETRGSLVAEPVDLPSADELGREFERFLAEREGDA; via the coding sequence GTGCTTGATCCCCAGGATTTGTACGAATGGGACCAGAAGGGCCTGGCCGTCGTGGACATGGCCCTGGCGCAGGAGTCGGCCGGGTTGGTCATGCTGTACCACTTCGACGGCTACATCGACGCGGGTGAGACCGGCGACCAGATCGTCGAACGCCTGCTGGACACGCTGCCGCACCAGGTCGTGGCCCGCTTCGACCACGACCGGCTCGTCGACTACCGCGCCCGTAGGCCGCTGCTCACCTTCCGCCGAGACCGCTGGACGGCGTACGAGACGCCCGCCATCGACGTCCGGCTCGTCCAGGACGCCACCGGCGCGCCCTTCCTGCTGCTCTCCGGCCCCGAGCCGGACGTGGAGTGGGAGCGCTTCTCGACCGCCGTCCGCCAGATCGTCGAGCGGCTCGGCGTGCGTCTGTCCGTGAACTTCCACGGCATCCCCATGGGGGTACCGCACACCCGCCCCGTCGGCCTCACCCCGCACGGCAGCCGTACGGACCTGATGCCCGGCCACCGCAGCCCCTTCGACGAGGCCCAGGTGCCCGGCAGCGCCGAGTCGCTCGTCGAGTTCCGGCTCACGGAGTCCGGACACGACACGCTCGGTGTCGCGGCACATGTCCCGCACTATGTCGCCCGCTCGTCGTACCCGGACGCCGCACTGACCGCCCTGGAGGCCATCACGGCCGCCACCGGGCTCGTGCTGCCCGGTGTCGCGCACGCGCTGCGCACGGAGGCCAGGCGGACCCAGACCGAGATCGAGCGCCAGATCGGCGAGGGCGACGAGGAGCTGACGGCCCTGGTCCAGGGCCTTGAGCACCAGTACGACGCGGTGGCCGGCGCCGAGACCCGGGGCAGCCTGGTCGCGGAGCCCGTGGACCTGCCGTCCGCGGACGAGCTGGGCCGCGAGTTCGAACGCTTCCTCGCGGAGCGGGAAGGCGACGCATAG